From the genome of Mustela lutreola isolate mMusLut2 chromosome 16, mMusLut2.pri, whole genome shotgun sequence, one region includes:
- the THAP8 gene encoding THAP domain-containing protein 8 isoform X2 produces MGHEDWEPSCHQHLCSEHFTPSCFQWRWGVRYLRPDAVPSIFSPAPPAKRQQSSRNTEKPVVPPSPPEGTLLSPGPAVSVSAPGPVPLVVLGSASGAPEATTVFLTPLQPPPAPAGQQPGVRAQHPLARLDAVLGALRRRVRSLQQRQEQHELRLRALEQLAQQLCREGPPSPVSVATRPP; encoded by the exons ATGGGCCACGAGGACTGGGAGCCCAGCTGCCACCAGCACCTGTGCAGTGAGCATTTCACGCCTTCCTGCTTCCAGTGGCGCTGGGGTGTGCGCTACCTGCGGCCTGATGCAGTGCCATCCATTTTCTCCCCGGCACCCCCTGCTAAG AGGCAACAGAGTTCCCGCAACACTGAGAAGCCAGTcgtgcctccctccccaccagagGGCACACTCCTGTCCCCTGgtcctgctgtctctgtctcGGCCCCAGGCCCTGTGCCCCTTGTGGTACTGGGGTCAGCATCCGGAGCCCCTGAGGCCACGACCGTGTTCCTGACCCCCCTGCAACCGCCTCCTGCTCCTGCAGGGCAGCAGCCTGGAGTCCGGGCCCAGCACCCACTAGCCAGGCTGGACGCTGTCCTGGGAGCGCTGCGGCGGCGGGTGCGGAGCCTGCAGCAGCGCCAGGAGCAGCACGAGCTGCGGCTGCGGGCCCTAGAACAGCTGGCGCAGCAGCTGTGCCGGGAGGGCCCCCCGAGCCCTGTGAGTGTGGCCACCCGGCCCCCGTAG
- the THAP8 gene encoding THAP domain-containing protein 8 isoform X1, with amino-acid sequence MPKYCRAPNCSNTAGRLGADNRPVSFYKFPLKDGPRLQAWLRHMGHEDWEPSCHQHLCSEHFTPSCFQWRWGVRYLRPDAVPSIFSPAPPAKRQQSSRNTEKPVVPPSPPEGTLLSPGPAVSVSAPGPVPLVVLGSASGAPEATTVFLTPLQPPPAPAGQQPGVRAQHPLARLDAVLGALRRRVRSLQQRQEQHELRLRALEQLAQQLCREGPPSPVSVATRPP; translated from the exons ATGCCCAAGTACTGCCGGGCTCCGAACTGCTCCAACACTGCGGGCCGACTGGGCGCTGACAACCGTCCTGTGAGCTTCTACAA GTTCCCACTGAAGGATGGCCCCCGGCTGCAGGCCTGGCTGCGGCACATGGGCCACGAGGACTGGGAGCCCAGCTGCCACCAGCACCTGTGCAGTGAGCATTTCACGCCTTCCTGCTTCCAGTGGCGCTGGGGTGTGCGCTACCTGCGGCCTGATGCAGTGCCATCCATTTTCTCCCCGGCACCCCCTGCTAAG AGGCAACAGAGTTCCCGCAACACTGAGAAGCCAGTcgtgcctccctccccaccagagGGCACACTCCTGTCCCCTGgtcctgctgtctctgtctcGGCCCCAGGCCCTGTGCCCCTTGTGGTACTGGGGTCAGCATCCGGAGCCCCTGAGGCCACGACCGTGTTCCTGACCCCCCTGCAACCGCCTCCTGCTCCTGCAGGGCAGCAGCCTGGAGTCCGGGCCCAGCACCCACTAGCCAGGCTGGACGCTGTCCTGGGAGCGCTGCGGCGGCGGGTGCGGAGCCTGCAGCAGCGCCAGGAGCAGCACGAGCTGCGGCTGCGGGCCCTAGAACAGCTGGCGCAGCAGCTGTGCCGGGAGGGCCCCCCGAGCCCTGTGAGTGTGGCCACCCGGCCCCCGTAG